GGTGTTTCTTCTTAAAGATGGTAGCTAATATGAACCAGATTAAAACCAAAAAAGCCCTCATTAACATCTACAAAATACGTAATAGGATTTAAAACAGATTTTTAACTTACTGTTAATAGCAGGAAATAATTCATTGGTGCAGAATTCAAAAGAAAAATTGCCATTCACTGTATATTCCAACATAATTCAAACAAATCTCAACATCACAAACCTAGCACTAAAGactaaaaccctaaccaccaaATCCGTACAGGGTACGGCCCTGTCTCTTGAGCGCATACACCACATCCATGGCGGTCACAGTCTTCCTGCGAGCGTGCTCAGTGTAGGTGACAGCATCTCTGATAACATTTTCCAAAAAGATCTTGAGAACACCACGTGTCTCCTCATATATCAAACCACTGATACGCTTCACACCTCCTCTGCGAGCCAATCTACGGATAGCAGGTTTAGTGATTCCCTGAATGTTATCACGAAGAACCTTACGGTGTCGTTTTGCTCCTCCCTTTCCCAACCCTTTGCCTCCCTTTCCACGGCCTGACATTGTTAAATTTCTTCAAATTGTTTCGAAATCTGTAACAACAAATTAAACCGAATCAAATATTTGAATCAAAAAACATCTAAACCTAATGGATTTGAATATATATACTATCGACATAAAAATTGAATTCTCCAAATTATTTTAAAATCTGTAACAACAAATCAGATCTGATTATGAAATTCAGAAATTGTAAACAAGTATCGAATAAATCTGAAGCTGATAATGTAAACATAACGAATTTA
The Helianthus annuus cultivar XRQ/B chromosome 6, HanXRQr2.0-SUNRISE, whole genome shotgun sequence genome window above contains:
- the LOC110865266 gene encoding histone H4, which encodes MSGRGKGGKGLGKGGAKRHRKVLRDNIQGITKPAIRRLARRGGVKRISGLIYEETRGVLKIFLENVIRDAVTYTEHARRKTVTAMDVVYALKRQGRTLYGFGG